A single Microthrixaceae bacterium DNA region contains:
- a CDS encoding metal-sensing transcriptional repressor, whose protein sequence is MVTQLSAANKALEQAGFVIVAAGLTWCLEDAERSAAEGYELADVQKMFTRLA, encoded by the coding sequence GTGGTGACGCAGCTGTCGGCGGCTAACAAGGCGCTCGAGCAAGCCGGCTTCGTGATCGTGGCTGCCGGACTGACCTGGTGCCTGGAGGATGCCGAGCGCTCAGCTGCAGAGGGCTACGAGCTGGCCGACGTGCAGAAGATGTTCACAAGGCTGGCTTGA